A stretch of DNA from Gallus gallus isolate bGalGal1 chromosome 7, bGalGal1.mat.broiler.GRCg7b, whole genome shotgun sequence:
GGGCAGGGAACAGCTGTGCTGATGCAAGGAGTTTATCTGTAATGATGACTGCTGTATTATGCTAACAGTGAGGAACAGTCTCTGGTTGAAGGGAACACTCCTGGCCAGCACTGGCAGCATTCTCCCTCCCTCCGTCACCTCACAACAGCCGTGTTATGTGGGCTGTTACCTGATGTTGGaaagagctgtgctgccattcttCATCTGTTCAGCCAGCCTCCGCTCAGCTGCTAGGGCCCTCtggggagcagagagagaggTCAGCCCCCAAGGCTTGCTGAGCCAGAGCCCACTGCATCAGTACTGGCCCAGCCAGGCTGGTTCCTCTCCCCTGTGCGAAGCCTTACCTTCTCCCTATCAGACAGGGCTGCaaactgctgcttctcctcctgctcctgctccaaGCGCTGCCGTTCCTCCTGCTGTGCCTGCTCCCGTTGCTTCCGCTGGGCTTTCTGTGCCCgctttttctccagcttcttggcTTCCATCTCCAGAGTCAGGGGGCCAGGAACCTGGGGCAGTATGGGCAGGGGCAGTCAGCATCTCCCTCAGAGTAAGAAGCAAAAGCGTGAGGAGGCAAGAGCAGGATGCTGGGGTGTGGCTGAGGGCCACTTTGCTCGGGGTCCCCAGAAGGCAAGGGCAGAGGGCAGGCACCCACCTTGGCACGGCTGTAGTCATACTTGTCTGGGTGGTCCACCATGAATTTGCGGAAGGCATTGCGTGTTGGTTTGTCAGCAGAGACGCAGTAAGGGGTCCTCTCCTGCCTGTCTCTGCAAGATGAGAAAGAGCGGCTCAGCCCTATGCTATCACTGCTCGTTTCCCACTGGGCTGTGAGCCCGGTGACTCCCTGAAGGTGTCCAGTGGATATATAACAGACCAGTATTGCAGCCAAGGCGGGGAAGGTTGCATACCCCCACACCACAGTTCCCCAAATCCTCTCCTTGCATTTCAAAGGGCAATTTTACCCCAAACCTCTGAATTGCCTAGAAACAAACCCAGCAGTCCTGACCAACCCCAGCTGCCCCAGGACGAGGCCGGCATCAGCCTCACATAACTGCAACAGGAGAGAGTTGCTGGACTCACATAGCAGCGGCTGTCAACTGCTGTATGCTCTGTGGCCATACCTGAGTGCAGGGTCAGCccctgcttccagcagcaggcacacagcCTCAGCCCTCCCTGCACGTGCAGCCACATGAAGCAGGGTGAAGCCATGCTCATCCAGAGGCTGGTTGAGCAGGGAGTGGGGCAGATCCAGGGGTTGTTCATCATCTCCATCCTTGCTGTCCTCCAGTGGGCCCCTGCTCTCTGGCACACCCAGGAGGTGCCGCAGTGTCCCCACATCGCCTGTCTTGCAGGCTGTGAACAGGGCATCACGGAGCTGGGTCTGAGGGTCTCCTGTGAGAGAAGAACAGGAGGGGAAGTCTTAATGCTACAGGGCTATTTGGCTCCCAGGAAACCAACACTCTGCTGTTAAAGCGCTGTCCTGCTGGCTGGATGTGGGtatgtagcagaaatgctgagttgtGGCCTGAgccagtgattgagcacctggtgggaaggcaggaccaacccagggcagctcaggtgcatgcaatgcattgagtgaccagaaggggtggagccaggatccatcccttcccagacctcatttaagggttggcagagGAGATGAGGGCATCTCTTGCTGGAAatccctgtgtacctgaggtcttccaaaggtaagcagctcttttccttcatttctacaTCCGTGGCTGCTGTACTTGGGCtcattctcatttgctgcagccaaagactttgccaccccaCTATTACTGCAGTACTTTCCATCCTATTATAGCTTTACATGGGTACCAGCACCTTTAGCATCTGTGACAGTGTACTGTGGCACTGTTGACAGCAGGCATGTCCTCTGTTGAGGTGAAACCTACCCCAACCTCACACACCAGCCTGGCTTAGCCAGGTGCTGTCTGCCTTACAGAACAGGATCCAGGGTAATGGAACTGGTGTCCCTGGGTACTTTCCCCTCTCCCATCAGCTTGTACTCTCCAATGAGCAGGCCAGTTGCTGGCCTGCAGCATCTCAGGCCTGCTGTCACAGCAGAGATCTCTGCTTCTCTCTAATCTCAACTATCCAGGTGGAAACACTATGGTTCAGTTACTGTTTTGCACACACTGCATGCCTGAAGGCATGTGGCTACTTTACAGCCACCCTGGCACTTAACTGCTCCAAGTACCTGCACCACAACTTGCTCTTCACTCCACTGCAAAGTACCCAGCATGCAGGGCAGGTGCTCACCTGGCCAGGCTCCCAACTTCACTCACCTGCAGTCTCCCAGGGAAGGGGCTCAGCCCCAGGCTTCCCCTGCAGCTCTGTAACCAGCTCCAGGCTGGGCTGCCCGCCCTGGGTTCCACAGCAGCCTGTCTCTTTGGCGTGGAGCCCTGCAGTGGGAGTGGGTGGTGAGGAAGCCCAGCCAGCACCTCAGGCATGGCAGTCCATTCCCCCGTGCCTTCCCCCTCACCATTCTCcatctttttattccttttcttcctccttttgcGGTTTCGTTTGGGCATCACTTCAAACTCCCGGAGGTCCAAGGTCCCCAGGGTCACTTCCACAGTTTCCAGTTCCCCTGCTGgactctcttcctcctcttcttcctcctcctcgtcTGGGGCTGATGGGGGTGAAAGGACAGGGGCTGAAACCCCATACACAGGATGAATTATCTGGGGCTTTCAGATAAGCACACCTTCCCCTTCTACCCAGGAGGAAGCCACTCTCTGCAGTCCCCGCTGCAGTGTCCTGCCCTGTAAATCTCATCCCCAGCTTGCTCTGAGCCACATCTCCCTCCATGTTTGAAATCACCACCTGTGTCCACCTGCAGGGAATCCGTCTCAGCTGCCCGCTGCTTCTTCTGCCAGACTTTCCGTGGGGACCCTGTGATGTCCTCCAGTGGTGTGTCCTTCCCTAGTCAACAAGGGTGTCATTGCTCAGGCATGGGGTGCACCTCgtgcccccagggatggagagcaggagagctACTAGATGTGCCCAGCACTCCAGGGTTACATGAGGGACCACGCCACCTCACCTGCACTGACCACAGGTGTTTGGGCACTAGGGCCAGGCCAACTCACCGAACACCTGCAGGCTGGACAGCGCAGCATGGACTCGCAGCACCTCCCTCAGGGTGGCCCTGCGTGTGCTGAGGGGGATGTGGCAGACACGGGGGTCTCCCCGACTAATGTGGGGGTTCCTGCTATCAAAAAGCAGTGCCCGGTTGTGACGAGGGGCTCGGAGAAAGATGCGCTGAGCTTCCTTCAGGTGCTCTGCCCAAGCTGCCAACAGGTCCTGAATAtcctggggaagaaaggaaggctCCATGGAGTCCTGAGCACACAGTGTGGGCACCAGCAGGCAAATTCAAGACACGGCAGCCTCATTTGGGTTCTGACCCTGCTCTGGAGCTCACAGCCCACATATGAACTCCGATGGCGGCATGGCACCATcacacagagctgcctgtgaccacattttcctgctgaaagCTATGCCTGTGGTCCATTCTCACCTTCAGCAGTGCAGCTTCGTTGTAACGCCGCAGGGAGGCTCCTGCTGATCTGGGTGCTGACCCTGGGGTCTGGGCATCCCGTaggctctgggctgtgccccgCCGGGCTCGCACAGTGTAGCGGTGGAAGGTCTTGTGTTCCTGCACCTGGGAGCTACAGAGAAGGGAAGGGCCCATTCAACAGCTTGCCATGCTTGTCCCTGCCCACAGAGACAACGTCAGGCTTGTGCCTTTGTACTCACCCACGGAACACAGCTCCTGCAAAGTGCCCGCCGCCCATCATCAGTACAACCCAGCATGTGCTTGCACTGAGGCTCTGCAGTGATGCTATCAGCTCTTCTGGCTCCTCGCTGCCACCCTGAGACACAAACAGTCCTGCTAGCATCTATGGGGTCACCCCACTACTCCTTGCTGTCCCCAGGACAAAGGCCATTCCCCCTGCTGGCACGTGCACAGTCCTAGTCATACCGCTGGGAGCATCTCAGCTGCAGCAAACCTGAGGCACCAgacttttcccttcccctcaaGGGGACCCAGGGACTTTCAGGCAGATGTCTGCACCCCAGTGCCACCCCTCTTCTCTGGGGCCCCTTTTCCAACAAGCTGGACTGTGACTTGCCTTCCCAGTGCTCAGTATGCAGCGATAGGCAGAGATGAGCTGTCCCTTTGCATTGCGGAGCAGCACCTTGTGGGAGCGGGGATGCTGGGAGGTGGCAGGGTTGTTGCTGGCAGGGGGAGGCGATTCTGACTCACTGCTTGCATCAGAGCTCTCTGAATCAGACCCTGAGATGCTGGAAATATCACCTGcagggaagagaaaatgggGCAACGGAGCAAGACAAAGATCAACAAACAGCCTACCTGAAACTTTGCAGGTGGCTCCAGGGACTAGCCCACAGCCCTGATGTAtcacacagatgaaaaagaCTGTGAACGTGTACAGGCATGTGGAGGCTTCACTCCCAGGTAGAACAGCAAAGTCACTAAAGTCTCTGGGCCCTGCTGAGGCAGCCCCATTCCTcacctgctctgctcttctcctcaAATTCTTCCACAGGCAGTGCCCGGCGGCCTCGGAGTCGCTGCTTCAGGTTGAAGCGGTGCCAATCAAGTCGGTAGTGCTCCGTCTGTGAAGGGAAGAAGAGTGAGCCAGCGGGGTCCTGGTGCTTCACAGAAGCCACCCCTACCAAAGGCCCCGTGGGGACAGACTCCGACAGCCATACCAGTTCTGGGGATGCAGTGATCCTGAGCAGGAAATCACGGAACATCAAGGAGTTAGAGGGACAGTTAACCATTAACTTAAACAGACCCAGGCCTGCGCTGCACCGTGCTGCATGCGCAGCTTGGCCTTTAGGCCTCTGTTGTGCTGCACAAGTCCCATGGCTGCAGGATAAACTCAGCCAAGTCAGTGGAAGAGAGCAGCCCACAGACAGCTctcactcagcagcagcaattaCACCTCCTGCGTGGCCTTGCCTTTGTCCAgatctgcatcaagaagttcTCATGTGAACATCCTTCCAATTTTACAATAGGAAAGATGAATAGAGTTGCTCTCTTTTAAGAAAACGCTGTAAGAGCTTGAAGGACTACAATGGGAAAACCTTGGCAAGGACTGGATCCGTACAGCTTGCTGCACCCTGACTGGGGGCCCATCACACCACATGACTCAGGACTACCAGCATCTAAAGGGATCTCAGAGTATCTGCGCTACCCTCTTTTGCTTGTAGTGTTGCCTCAAGTAAAAGATATACCAAGTGATACTGTACAGAGTCTGAATGACTTTACCACGCTCATGAGGAAACAGCACCTCCTGGTGCCAACAAGGTTATGCGTCACCAAACACGCCGGGCTATCCTCAAACAGCACAGTCCTGTCTGACCTGCCTGGATCAGACGTGCCAGACTCCAAGAGAAGGCCCTAGCgaagctgccagcagcagctgtcactgagcagcctggtgtggGGCCGAACCCCCCAGCAGCACCTAGCAAGCTATGACAGCCTGCTCACCTGCTCCTCCCGGCTGCTGAACTCCTGGCCGCAGGTTAAGCAGCACATCCGCTCCGGCACCTCGGGGACTGTGCTGGCTTTCTCCCCCCCACGGGTGGCCGCAGGTTTCTCTGAAAGAAGAAgacagggctgtgcagcaccaCAGCGAGCGGGACCTCCCGGGTCTCCTTTCAGCCCCACGCAGCCTGGCCACACAAGCAGCACAAGGCAGGAGAGGGAGCCCTGGGGATCCCGTGGTGATGGCTATAGGCCAAGGGGTGCCCACTCAGAcgctgcagtgcagctctgccgCTCAGCACTCCCCGATCCCAGCCCGGCACGCAGCCCCCTCGCGCCGCAGAGAACAACGCACCGTGCCCTGCAGGCGCTGGCTCGGCAGCCGAGGGATTCGCAGCGAACCCGCTGACGAGGGACAGCCCGTGCAGGAGAACGGGGTCCAGAGCAGCCTGGAAAACCGACCTGCTCTCGGGGGCCGACATCGGCCCGGCCCACCCGCCGCTGCACCCCGGGCCGCGACCCCGAGGTCCCCAGGCAGCACCGGAAGTGCAGGTCGCAGCCAGGGCGCACACAGTCAAGGCCGCTTCCGGCGCTCCCCCTACGGGTCGCCGCGAGGCTCATTTCGCCGCCCGCCCTCCCGCTCTGCGATTGGCCCAGCGCGGACCCGCCCCGCGATTGCCATTGGGCGGTGCGACCGCCAGTCGGGTGgtggggcggggccgggcccggggctggggccggcggcggcggggcccggccaTGGCCCACCTGGAGACGCAGTACCAGCGGCTGGAGAGCTCCTCCACCGAGTCCCCGCCCGGCGGCGGCGATCTCCTCGTGCACGTCCCGGAGGGCGCTAAGTGTGAGCCCGGGGCCTGGGCAGCGGCGGGCCGGGAGGGGGCGGCAGGCCGGGGTGCGGCCCGCAGGAAGCGGCGGAGtgggctgcgggctgcgggcTGTGGGCTGCGGGCTGTGTGGAGCCGGGAGGGCCCCGTGCTCGGGTTATCCCTGGTTCTCACGCTgcctctcctccctgcagctccctggcaCCACATAGAGAACCTAGACCTCTTCTTCTCTCGGATATCCTTTCGCAACCTGgtgggtgggggttgggggggagcCGTGTAGGTGGTGGAGAGGTTTGGCTGAGGGCCTGAGGGTGTCAGTGGGACAGCAGCCTCGCCGTCCGGTGTCAGGGTCAAAGGAGCCTCCTGGCTGTTGTCCTTGACTGTAGCCTTCACGTCTATAATTTGCATCAGAAGAATGGCTTCACCTGCATGCTCATCGGGGAGATCTTCGAGCTCATGTAAGTGCGGAGTGCCCCTGTGTTGGGGCCGCAACGGCGACTGGGGAACAGCTACGGGAGGCTGCCAGGCTCCTGCGGTTGAGTGGACAGGAGGGTTCCTGTCGCAGTCCTCCTGTCAACCCTTCATTAGAGTTTTCTGTGCCCCAGACCTTCGGTTCATTTTGTGGAACTGGTGCCCTGGAGCTTTCCTGCTGCCTGGCTGTGGGAATGCGTGACCCTGTGCTCCTCCCTGCTTCACGTTTGGAGGAGGCAGAAGGCTTCCCtcattatttctctctttcttcacaGGCAGTTCATCTTTGTGGTGGCGTTTACCACTTTTCTTATTAGCTGCGTTGATTATGATATTCTTTTTGCCAACAAAGCGGTAAATCACAGCCAGCATCCCAGTGAGCCCATTAAGGTGACTCTACCAGATGCTTTCCTGCCTCCAAATGTCTGCAGTGCAAGGTAGGGGCAGCCAAGGCACTGTTCATGCTTTCTCGGGTGCTGGTAGCTCTTGCCCAGGGCTCATCTCCCACTACTACTGCCACCTTCTTTCTTGCAGAATCCAGGCAAACAGCTTCCTCATCTGCATCCTGGTGATAGCTGGGGTTTTCTGGATCCACAGACTTGTCAAATTTATCTACAACATTTGCTGCTACTGGGAGATTCACTCTTTCTACATCAATGCCCTCAGAATCCCCATGGTAAGTAGGTGGGACAAGGGCTACCCGTGGTATGGGAAGTGGGAGGCATTTGCTTCGCAGTGAGAAGCAGCTCACCTTCCCTCCTCTCTGGAGCCAGTTTCTCTGAGAGACTTGCACTGAATGCTCAGTCCTCTGCTTCAGCTTTTCCCAGGCTATGTGACTTTTACTATTTTTACTGTGTGACTATTCCTTCCAGCTTCTTCTCCAGCAGCCAACTTGCTGCTTATTACCCACTTTGCCCAGCCTGCCTCTCTCTGTGCTGGCACATGCATCTGCCATCTGCTGCTCCATATGTTTAGTCTTCTGTGGTGGCCTTTTCTGTGATGCTTTTCAACAGAGAAGGCATAAGTGAGGGTATTCTTGGACTTCCCTGGGAAGCAGACAGTATCAACTTCCTTGTTTACAGATTGGAAAAATGAGGTGTGGAGCTGCTTAGTTGTTGAAGATCGCACTGGTGATGAGTGTGGCCAAGCTGGGCTCTGAGGCTTGTGCATGCATCCTAGTCCAGAGTCCTTGCTCTGATGGACAGCACCAAAGGGTGTTTGTGTGTATTTTGAGTAGAGACCGTATCTTGAGAAAGATGGGATGAGCCAAGAGGTTTGGTTTATCCCCAGCTTTTCCACAGGCTGCCTCTGGGACTTTGGTTGTGTTCCCATTCCCTATTCCTGCCTCCCCGCTGATTCCAAGCAGCAGGACTGTGAGCTTTGGGAGGGAGGACTCATGCAAGACTGCACCTGTGTTTGTGCCTCTAATGCAACTGGCATGTGAGTGGCTGGGAAACAGCCACCTATGCTGGTCAAGGGGTAAAGGGCACTGGGGCATGGCTGGGATGGCTCAGGCTGAAGCAGTGCAGGAAAAGTTGCCTGGTGCTGTAGTGTTGCTTGTGGCTCGTACACACCCCAAGgtgtgtgctgggtgctgctgttggAACAGGTTTAGCCCAGCCTCCATCCCTGGAGCCCACCCCTAACCTCACTGCTTTCCCTTCCAGTCCAACCTGCCCTACTACACTTGGCAGGAGGTACAGGCCCGCATCGTGCAGATCCAGAAAGAGCACCAGATCTGCATCCACAAGAAGGAACTGACAGAGCTGGACATCTACCACCGCATCCTCCGCTTCAAGAACTACATGGTGGCCATGGTGAACAAGTCACTGCTGCCCATCCGCTTCCGCCTGCCCCTGCTGGGAGACACCGTCTTCTACACGCGTGGGCTCAAGTATAACTTTGAGCTCATCTTCTTCTGGGGGCCCGGCTCACTCTTTGAGAATGAGTGGAGCTTGAAGGCTGAATACAAGCGGGCTGGAAACCGCCTGGAGCTGGCTGAGAAGCTCAGCACTCGCATCCTTTGGATTGGCATCGCCAACTTCCTCCTCTGCCCCCTCATCCTCATCTGGCAGATCCTCTACGCCTTCTTCAGCTACACAGAGATCCTGAAGCGGGAACCGGGCAGCCTGGGTGCCCGCTGCTGGTCTCTGTACGGCCGCTGTTACCTCCGTCACTTCAATGAGCTAGACCATGAACTGCAGTCACGTCTCAGCAAAGGTTACAAGCCAGCTTCCAAGTATATGAACTGCTTCATCTCCCCGCTCCTCACTATTGTGGCCAAGAACGTGGCCTTCTTTGCTGGCTCCATCCTGGCAGTGCTCATCGCTCTCACCATCTACGATGAGGACGTGCTGGCGGTTGAGCACGTCCTGACCACGGTCACCCTTCTCGGGGTGGGCATCACAGTGTGCAGGTGAGGAGGATCCATGCTGGACAGGgctggatgctgctggcagTACGGTGGGGGAGCAGTGAGGTAGATAGCCTTCATTTGAGTGCATTCTTAGGTTACAAGTGGACATGGATCTGTGTGAGTGAAGGGCACGGCTGGGGAGAGtcagggcagggcaggcaggagaGGGAGCCATTGGTGAACATGGACACAGTGGCTATGGTGACGGCTTCAGTGCTGATATGAGGGAAGTTGCTGGAGCCATACAACAACATccctgggctgggctggcaggAGGTTTTGAATTGGAGTGAAGGCCACAGGTGAAGCTGTAATATGTGTCAGTCTCCCCGCAGTCCCTGGATGAGATCTTCCAGGAATACTATGACGTTTCCCTGTCTTGCCCTGCAGGTCTTTCATCCCCGATCAGCACCTGGTGTTTtgccctgagcagctgctgcgAGTCATCCTGGCACACATCCACTACATGCCTGACCACTGGCAGGGCAATGCCCACCGCTATGAGACAAGGGACGAGTTTGCCCAGCTCTTCCAGTACAAAGCGGTGAGCCTGCCTTGCAAGGGGCTGGGATGAAAACCCTCTCCTATCCCTGGACTGGCAGAGGTGGTTTTCTCAGAAGCACCATGCTGCAGAAGGTGGCCTAGAGCTAGGGGTTAGCTTTGGGGCTGGCAAGTTTCTTGACATCCTCACCTTTGTGCTGAGCTCGTTGTCTTTGTCCTCAGGTCTTCATCCTGGAGGAGCTTCTGAGTCCCATCATTACCCCCCTGATCCTCATCATCTGCCTGCGGCCCAAATCTTTGGACATCGTTGACTTTTTCCGTAACTTCACTGTGGaggtggtgggggtgggtgaCACCTGCTCCTTTGCCCAGATGGATGTGCGCCAGCATGGCCACCCAGCGGTAGGTCCCGTGGGGGCTGTTTTCATACCGGGATTCTCTCGGGAGAGAGGAATGGGGATATTTGGAAATCTAGGAAGTGTGACTGACAAgaactgattttaaaagctgGACTGCTGTAGCCCAGGAGAGAGGCAGCCTAGTGGGGATGGGATATGTATTCCCTTTTACAAAGTCTActctggagagaaagaaaatgagtctGTTTCCTGTGCCTGGAAATTTATGTTACTCGTCAGGAAAGAGTTTCTAGTGGCAGGGCTATGAACTAGTAGGGGATGGAGTCGATGTGGCTGTTACAAAAACAGCCATTTGTTGGCTATCGTTGTTCCCGCTGTGGATTGGACAGCGCAAAACAAAGCTTTCAGCTCTGTGACTGGCCTTCACCTCTCTGGTTCCCTTCCAGCAATGCATATTtagggatggaggaggaaggTAGGCTGCAAAGGCTGAACTAGTTACGGGGTTTTTGGTATCGTGCATGCCAACTGCTTGGAGCTCTGGTCCATCGTGCAAGTTGTTGTGTGCCCTGTCCAGTCTAGCTGGTGTGCAGGATTCCTGGGCTTGGCACAGTTGTAAAGCAGATCCCAGTCTTCAGTCTCTCTCTGTGCTTTACAGTGGATGTCAGCAGGGA
This window harbors:
- the ANKZF1 gene encoding ankyrin repeat and zinc finger domain-containing protein 1 isoform X4 — its product is MCCLTCGQEFSSREEQTEHYRLDWHRFNLKQRLRGRRALPVEEFEEKSRAGDISSISGSDSESSDASSESESPPPASNNPATSQHPRSHKVLLRNAKGQLISAYRCILSTGKGGSEEPEELIASLQSLSASTCWVVLMMGGGHFAGAVFRGSQVQEHKTFHRYTVRARRGTAQSLRDAQTPGSAPRSAGASLRRYNEAALLKDIQDLLAAWAEHLKEAQRIFLRAPRHNRALLFDSRNPHISRGDPRVCHIPLSTRRATLREVLRVHAALSSLQVFGKDTPLEDITGSPRKVWQKKQRAAETDSLQVDTAPDEEEEEEEEESPAGELETVEVTLGTLDLREFEVMPKRNRKRRKKRNKKMENGLHAKETGCCGTQGGQPSLELVTELQGKPGAEPLPWETAGDPQTQLRDALFTACKTGDVGTLRHLLGVPESRGPLEDSKDGDDEQPLDLPHSLLNQPLDEHGFTLLHVAARAGRAEAVCLLLEAGADPALRDRQERTPYCVSADKPTRNAFRKFMVDHPDKYDYSRAKVPGPLTLEMEAKKLEKKRAQKAQRKQREQAQQEERQRLEQEQEEKQQFAALSDREKRALAAERRLAEQMKNGSTALSNISRCWYCGESLLGRIPFHYLDFSFCSTTCLQTHRRARASHT
- the ANKZF1 gene encoding ankyrin repeat and zinc finger domain-containing protein 1 isoform X3, with protein sequence MCCLTCGQEFSSREEQTEHYRLDWHRFNLKQRLRGRRALPVEEFEEKSRAGDISSISGSDSESSDASSESESPPPASNNPATSQHPRSHKVLLRNAKGQLISAYRCILSTGKGGSEEPEELIASLQSLSASTCWVVLMMGGGHFAGAVFRGSQVQEHKTFHRYTVRARRGTAQSLRDAQTPGSAPRSAGASLRRYNEAALLKDIQDLLAAWAEHLKEAQRIFLRAPRHNRALLFDSRNPHISRGDPRVCHIPLSTRRATLREVLRVHAALSSLQVFGKDTPLEDITGSPRKVWQKKQRAAETDSLQVDTAPVLSPPSAPDEEEEEEEEESPAGELETVEVTLGTLDLREFEVMPKRNRKRRKKRNKKMENGLHAKETGCCGTQGGQPSLELVTELQGKPGAEPLPWETAGDPQTQLRDALFTACKTGDVGTLRHLLGVPESRGPLEDSKDGDDEQPLDLPHSLLNQPLDEHGFTLLHVAARAGRAEAVCLLLEAGADPALRDRQERTPYCVSADKPTRNAFRKFMVDHPDKYDYSRAKVPGPLTLEMEAKKLEKKRAQKAQRKQREQAQQEERQRLEQEQEEKQQFAALSDREKRALAAERRLAEQMKNGSTALSNISRCWYCGESLLGRIPFHYLDFSFCSTTCLQTHRRARASHT
- the ANKZF1 gene encoding ankyrin repeat and zinc finger domain-containing protein 1 isoform X2, whose protein sequence is MSAPESRSVFQAALDPVLLHGLSLVSGFAANPSAAEPAPAGHEKPAATRGGEKASTVPEVPERMCCLTCGQEFSSREEQTEHYRLDWHRFNLKQRLRGRRALPVEEFEEKSRAGDISSISGSDSESSDASSESESPPPASNNPATSQHPRSHKVLLRNAKGQLISAYRCILSTGKGGSEEPEELIASLQSLSASTCWVVLMMGGGHFAGAVFRGSQVQEHKTFHRYTVRARRGTAQSLRDAQTPGSAPRSAGASLRRYNEAALLKDIQDLLAAWAEHLKEAQRIFLRAPRHNRALLFDSRNPHISRGDPRVCHIPLSTRRATLREVLRVHAALSSLQVFGKDTPLEDITGSPRKVWQKKQRAAETDSLQVDTAPDEEEEEEEEESPAGELETVEVTLGTLDLREFEVMPKRNRKRRKKRNKKMENGLHAKETGCCGTQGGQPSLELVTELQGKPGAEPLPWETAGDPQTQLRDALFTACKTGDVGTLRHLLGVPESRGPLEDSKDGDDEQPLDLPHSLLNQPLDEHGFTLLHVAARAGRAEAVCLLLEAGADPALRDRQERTPYCVSADKPTRNAFRKFMVDHPDKYDYSRAKVPGPLTLEMEAKKLEKKRAQKAQRKQREQAQQEERQRLEQEQEEKQQFAALSDREKRALAAERRLAEQMKNGSTALSNISRCWYCGESLLGRIPFHYLDFSFCSTTCLQTHRRARASHT
- the ANKZF1 gene encoding ankyrin repeat and zinc finger domain-containing protein 1 isoform X1, translating into MSAPESRSVFQAALDPVLLHGLSLVSGFAANPSAAEPAPAGHEKPAATRGGEKASTVPEVPERMCCLTCGQEFSSREEQTEHYRLDWHRFNLKQRLRGRRALPVEEFEEKSRAGDISSISGSDSESSDASSESESPPPASNNPATSQHPRSHKVLLRNAKGQLISAYRCILSTGKGGSEEPEELIASLQSLSASTCWVVLMMGGGHFAGAVFRGSQVQEHKTFHRYTVRARRGTAQSLRDAQTPGSAPRSAGASLRRYNEAALLKDIQDLLAAWAEHLKEAQRIFLRAPRHNRALLFDSRNPHISRGDPRVCHIPLSTRRATLREVLRVHAALSSLQVFGKDTPLEDITGSPRKVWQKKQRAAETDSLQVDTAPVLSPPSAPDEEEEEEEEESPAGELETVEVTLGTLDLREFEVMPKRNRKRRKKRNKKMENGLHAKETGCCGTQGGQPSLELVTELQGKPGAEPLPWETAGDPQTQLRDALFTACKTGDVGTLRHLLGVPESRGPLEDSKDGDDEQPLDLPHSLLNQPLDEHGFTLLHVAARAGRAEAVCLLLEAGADPALRDRQERTPYCVSADKPTRNAFRKFMVDHPDKYDYSRAKVPGPLTLEMEAKKLEKKRAQKAQRKQREQAQQEERQRLEQEQEEKQQFAALSDREKRALAAERRLAEQMKNGSTALSNISRCWYCGESLLGRIPFHYLDFSFCSTTCLQTHRRARASHT
- the ATG9A gene encoding autophagy-related protein 9A, translated to MAHLETQYQRLESSSTESPPGGGDLLVHVPEGAKSPWHHIENLDLFFSRVYNLHQKNGFTCMLIGEIFELMQFIFVVAFTTFLISCVDYDILFANKAVNHSQHPSEPIKVTLPDAFLPPNVCSARIQANSFLICILVIAGVFWIHRLVKFIYNICCYWEIHSFYINALRIPMSNLPYYTWQEVQARIVQIQKEHQICIHKKELTELDIYHRILRFKNYMVAMVNKSLLPIRFRLPLLGDTVFYTRGLKYNFELIFFWGPGSLFENEWSLKAEYKRAGNRLELAEKLSTRILWIGIANFLLCPLILIWQILYAFFSYTEILKREPGSLGARCWSLYGRCYLRHFNELDHELQSRLSKGYKPASKYMNCFISPLLTIVAKNVAFFAGSILAVLIALTIYDEDVLAVEHVLTTVTLLGVGITVCRSFIPDQHLVFCPEQLLRVILAHIHYMPDHWQGNAHRYETRDEFAQLFQYKAVFILEELLSPIITPLILIICLRPKSLDIVDFFRNFTVEVVGVGDTCSFAQMDVRQHGHPAWMSAGKTEASIYQQAEDGKTELSLMHFAITNPKWQPPRESTAFIGFLKERVHRDSSVALAQQAVLPENALFSSIQSLQSESEPHSLIANVIAGSSVLGFHMGRDGQASRHLSEVASALRSFSPLQSAQQPSGGFQTAGRDGEGTQPRGSSAMTASGADARTMSSGSSAWEGQLQSMILSEYASTEMSLHALYMHELHKQHAQLEPERHTWHRRESDESGESTHEELDAQRGAPVPLPRSASYPFSSRQPAEETATLQTGFQRRYGGITDPGTVHRAPSHFSRLPLGGWAEDGQSARHPEPVPEESSEDELPPQIHKV